In a genomic window of Dyadobacter fermentans DSM 18053:
- a CDS encoding DUF1508 domain-containing protein, whose product MGTFVISKRANGEFQFNLKAGNGQVILASEGYTTMAACENGIESVRVNSLEDSQFDRLTSKNNKYYFLLRARNGQAIGSSEMYESAASRDNGIESVKKNAFGATLQIVPNTIATESQADSGKPNSEESRHVQVGIGLQNELAYESFQRFLNEYKISERLLEIALKEKEFRASAAQPETSENLPDLSADLQEIKNLVGLVSVEQRLPSKALSELKTNKLFQEAFANNSEMKAVVVSIDIRKSTELMLKSRSPRQYAEFITKLSSELSNVITSNFGIYDKFTGDGILAFFPDFYSGKDSILHALRACDECHAVFREHYEKYKSIFTVFLKSIGLGIGIDYGEVTLVNRGAELTVVGIPVVYACRMSSAPPNATWLNLPAFDFLIENCGNMVHYEEVEVNLKHEGPALAYAIQFSKNMDKVLTLPEWALSKE is encoded by the coding sequence ATGGGAACGTTTGTAATATCTAAGCGGGCTAACGGAGAATTTCAATTTAACTTGAAAGCCGGCAATGGTCAAGTGATATTGGCAAGTGAGGGCTACACGACTATGGCGGCGTGTGAGAATGGTATAGAGTCAGTTCGTGTCAATTCGTTAGAAGATTCTCAATTCGATCGCCTGACTTCGAAAAATAATAAATATTACTTTCTATTGAGAGCCCGTAACGGGCAGGCCATAGGAAGTTCTGAGATGTACGAATCGGCTGCAAGCAGAGATAACGGCATAGAGTCGGTGAAGAAAAATGCTTTTGGTGCGACTTTACAAATTGTACCGAACACAATTGCAACGGAATCGCAGGCAGACTCAGGAAAGCCCAATTCGGAGGAATCCAGGCATGTACAGGTGGGAATAGGGCTCCAGAATGAACTTGCCTATGAAAGTTTTCAGAGGTTTCTCAACGAATATAAAATCTCAGAACGTCTGCTTGAGATTGCACTGAAAGAAAAGGAGTTTAGGGCTAGCGCTGCTCAGCCGGAAACTAGTGAAAACCTTCCAGATCTATCAGCTGATCTTCAGGAGATTAAGAATCTTGTAGGATTGGTTAGCGTAGAACAACGACTACCGTCTAAGGCCCTGAGCGAGTTGAAAACCAATAAATTGTTTCAAGAAGCGTTTGCAAATAATTCAGAAATGAAGGCTGTGGTTGTTTCGATAGACATTCGAAAGTCAACGGAATTAATGCTCAAATCGAGAAGTCCCAGGCAATACGCTGAGTTTATTACCAAATTGTCGAGTGAGCTATCGAATGTGATAACTTCAAACTTTGGCATTTACGACAAATTTACGGGAGATGGTATTTTGGCTTTTTTTCCAGATTTTTATTCTGGAAAGGACTCGATTCTGCATGCACTTAGAGCATGTGATGAGTGCCACGCAGTGTTTCGAGAGCACTATGAGAAGTACAAAAGCATTTTTACTGTTTTTCTAAAAAGCATTGGTTTGGGGATAGGGATTGATTATGGCGAGGTGACATTGGTTAATAGAGGGGCGGAGTTGACGGTAGTGGGAATCCCTGTTGTATATGCTTGCCGAATGTCGTCGGCACCGCCAAATGCGACCTGGTTAAATCTGCCGGCTTTTGATTTTCTGATAGAAAATTGCGGGAATATGGTCCATTACGAGGAGGTGGAAGTCAATTTAAAGCATGAGGGGCCAGCACTTGCATATGCAATACAGTTCAGCAAAAACATGGACAAGGTGTTGACATTGCCGGAATGGGCTTTATCCAAAGAGTGA
- a CDS encoding alpha/beta hydrolase family protein, whose amino-acid sequence MKNAKLLSVFTVLTAIFLSSCNPQENTSQNKHPQEPQKPYPYYSEDVEFTNSKTGDVLAGTLTLPEKTGAYPAVVLITGSGPHNRDEEVSGGHKPFLVLADHLTKKGIAVLRFDDRGVGKSTGDFAKATSMDFADDVESAVGYLKSRKKIEVSKIGLIGHSEGGTIATIVAGRSQDIDFITLLAAPGIRGDSLMSIQIGLVGNSIGLSQSEISQAREMSSAAYKVVQSTGNPKERNAKLTVLAENAFQNFPKKLMPANITKAQFVSEQVAAVTTPWWIFFLKYDPVSSLTKVTCPVLALNGGRDVQVTPKENLTAIANSLRNLNGKVTTREMPGLNHFFQECDECTMQEYAKLEQTFSPKALDEISTWVLEITR is encoded by the coding sequence ATGAAAAATGCAAAGTTACTGAGTGTGTTCACGGTTCTCACTGCGATCTTTCTAAGTAGCTGCAATCCGCAAGAAAATACCTCCCAAAATAAGCATCCGCAAGAGCCACAAAAGCCGTACCCCTATTACAGTGAGGATGTTGAATTCACAAATTCAAAAACTGGCGACGTGCTTGCTGGTACGTTGACGTTACCAGAAAAAACAGGTGCATATCCCGCAGTTGTGCTAATCACAGGCAGCGGCCCACACAACCGAGATGAAGAGGTGAGTGGTGGGCATAAGCCTTTTCTTGTATTGGCCGATCATCTTACAAAGAAAGGAATTGCAGTACTGAGGTTTGACGATAGAGGTGTAGGAAAGTCTACCGGTGATTTTGCAAAGGCAACTTCAATGGATTTCGCTGATGACGTGGAAAGTGCGGTTGGATACCTGAAAAGCAGAAAGAAAATCGAGGTGAGCAAAATAGGCCTTATTGGCCATAGCGAGGGCGGGACAATCGCGACAATAGTAGCGGGCCGTTCGCAGGACATTGATTTTATTACGCTGCTAGCAGCTCCCGGTATTAGGGGTGATTCGCTAATGTCTATTCAAATTGGACTGGTAGGGAATAGTATAGGCCTTTCGCAATCGGAGATTTCGCAAGCAAGAGAGATGAGTTCCGCAGCCTATAAAGTCGTTCAGAGTACGGGGAATCCGAAAGAGCGAAATGCGAAGCTGACCGTTTTGGCAGAGAATGCCTTTCAGAACTTTCCGAAGAAGTTAATGCCGGCGAACATTACAAAGGCCCAGTTCGTAAGCGAGCAGGTGGCAGCAGTGACGACGCCTTGGTGGATATTCTTTTTGAAGTATGACCCCGTCTCGTCACTCACCAAAGTAACTTGCCCAGTTCTGGCTTTGAATGGGGGTAGAGACGTGCAAGTCACTCCCAAGGAGAACCTGACAGCGATTGCCAATTCCCTAAGGAATTTAAATGGGAAAGTAACTACAAGGGAAATGCCGGGGCTGAATCATTTCTTTCAGGAATGCGACGAATGCACAATGCAGGAGTACGCCAAGCTGGAACAAACGTTTTCTCCGAAGGCCCTGGACGAAATATCAACTTGGGTATTGGAGATTACGAGATAA
- a CDS encoding helix-turn-helix domain-containing protein, translating into MSTSQEMTKHIHHGRNIKRFREMLGIKQEGLAFELGGEWSQKRVSLLEQKEVVEQEILDQVAQILKVPAEAIKNFDEDKALNVISNTFNSHDSSTMNAVNVNPTFNPLDKLIESYDENRKLYERLLTSEQEKVELLKRLLENAK; encoded by the coding sequence ATGAGCACTTCGCAAGAAATGACAAAACACATCCACCACGGCCGGAACATCAAGCGCTTTCGGGAAATGTTGGGAATCAAGCAGGAAGGCTTAGCCTTCGAACTTGGCGGGGAATGGTCTCAAAAGAGGGTTTCGCTACTAGAGCAGAAGGAAGTCGTTGAACAGGAAATCCTGGATCAGGTTGCTCAGATACTGAAGGTTCCCGCAGAAGCAATCAAGAATTTCGATGAAGACAAGGCTCTGAATGTAATTTCAAATACCTTCAATAGCCATGATTCATCTACCATGAATGCTGTTAATGTCAATCCAACATTCAATCCATTAGATAAACTAATTGAAAGCTACGATGAGAATCGAAAGCTTTACGAACGTTTACTTACGTCCGAACAGGAAAAAGTAGAGTTACTCAAGCGACTGCTTGAAAATGCAAAATGA